The genomic stretch GGGCCGATCTCGGGGGCCATGACTGGCTGCCGCCCGGCCCGGAGCTGCCGCGCGAACGGGGACCGGCCTGGCGGCATCTCTACGTGTACGCGTACCTCGCCCTGGTCGAGGTCGTCAGGGCATACCACCGCGACCACGGCATCCCCGATGCCGTGTCGTGGGCGACCCTCGCGGACCTGGGCCGCAATCTCGCGATCGACCGGCGGATGCACGGCGAGGGCTGGCCGGTCATGCAGGCCTGGCTGACGCTGCACGCTCGCGGCGGCCTCTACGAGCTGGGCCGGCTGCAGCACCAGCGCG from Microbispora sp. ZYX-F-249 encodes the following:
- a CDS encoding acyltransferase domain-containing protein — encoded protein: ADLGGHDWLPPGPELPRERGPAWRHLYVYAYLALVEVVRAYHRDHGIPDAVSWATLADLGRNLAIDRRMHGEGWPVMQAWLTLHARGGLYELGRLQHQR